Genomic DNA from Enterococcus saccharolyticus subsp. saccharolyticus:
CTGAAAATGTTAGTCTGTTAATATCTTCAGGTGAATCGACTACCAAAGTATCATAATCATCAGGAATTTGAAATTCTCTATTTTTGGCTTTATCTACATCATAATCTTGGCCATTATTATAAGTCACTTGTTTTGGCAAAGAGGCATAGCCTGTAGTTTTTTTTAGCAATGGATTTAATCTATCTATCACGTCATTTTCATATACTATCTTATTAGCATAAATACTAAAAGATCCAAGAATAATAAAGACAGCAAGTAGGAAAAATATAAAAATTTTTTTCATTGTTCAGTCACCTCATAATTATTTATCTATAATTCAATTATTCGATCGCATTCATTAGCTACATGTTCATCATGCGTTACTATTAAAATAGTTTTGCCCATACTATTAATCTTTTTTAATATATTTAGTACCAAGTCTCTATTTTTAGAATCGAGTGACCCAGTAGGTTCATCAGCTAAAATTATACTACTAGGTTTTATTATGCTTCGCGCCAACGACACTCTTTGTTGTTCTCCACCAGAAAGTTCATATACTTTCATCTTTTCATACCCTATCAGATTTACTTCTTTTAAAGCATTACTAACGATTTGTACTTTTTTTTCTTTTGAATTATTAGTATACTTTAGTGCCATAATTAAGTTTTCTTCAACGGTAAAATTGTCAATTAGTGCAAAATTTTGAAATAAATACGATATCTCTTGTCTGATAATAATATTTGCCTTTTTTGAATTAATTTTAGGAGCCCGTTTGTCATGTATATATAATTCTCCAAATTCCAATTTTTCTATTAGACCAATAGTATTTAATAAAATAGACTTACCACATCCACTAGGCCCTACTAAAGCAATCATTTCTCCTACTTTAATCGAACAATTAAAATCAGAAAAAAGAATTTTTTCATTAAATTTTTTTGAATAGTTAGTAATTTTTATAGCATTCATAAACTTCCTCCTTTTAAAGAAGTACTCAATAATAAACTGTCTTGTTTTTTTAACATAAAGGATAAGATAGAAAAATCCAAAACTAGCATAGTAAGATAAATAATTAAGGATAAAATACTGACTCCTAAAACAATGGATTCAATAGTACCAAAAATATATATGATTAAAACATTTACTATTTGTCTTTTGTATCTATCAAGAAAAGAATAACCTAGGAATCGTGAAACTAAAAGCTCTTTTCTTTGCGTGATTATTGTTATTAAAGAAATATAGAAGGAACTCAAGGAACTTATACAGAGAAATAGTAATAACACTATTATCATTACAGACGTGCTTATTTTTATTTGATCTAGTTGGGTCTTATAACCTGCACTAAATGCGTCTGTTAATTTCAAGTTGTTATCCTCTAAATTATGCTGAGTAATAGCTTTTTGTATATTATCTAAATGATTTTCTGTGTTTATAATTTTTAAAGGATTGGATATTGCACTATCTAACAATCTACTGTTATTTGCTGTTAAAGAATATTCGTCCATTAATAAAATTATAGGGTTATTTAATAAGCCTTTATTATCATCAATCAATTCAATGTTATTAGAAAAAAGTTCAATATCTTCGTAATAATATAAAATCGTAACAGGAATTTCATCAATACTTGTATATCGTTTACTTTCTTCTATATAGCTATTTATGTGAGGTTTGATAAAAGCTTCGATTTTTTTTGTTTCGCTTTTTTGATTAATAGGCACTAACAAATTAAAAGAGTTTGATATTATATTATTTTTGTTAATTAAATTAAATTTATTTATATAATTCCAATTAGCCTGAACAACATGATAAAAATCGTTTGACTTAAAATGAATATCTTTATATTCTTTCGTATTTATTGGATCTAAATCAATAGGTAATAATTTTTCACTAAACATGTATTCTGCATCAGAATTTTTTTCTAATGTTTTAAAAAAATTCAATACTTTATTACTCAATATACGATTATTATCCAAGCTTTCTTGAAATTCGTTACCTGTATATTCATAATTTGATAAAGTTACATATTTTTTTTGTTCTTCATATATACTTTGAACATTAAGGTTTTCAATTAACATGTTTATCCCAGATGAAACACTAGGAATGATTAATATCAAAATTGTAAATATTATAAATTTACAAAGATAATTAAAGTATAATGTTAATTTAGTGTTAAAGTAATTCTTTATCATATTTGATAACTTATATGTGTCTATTATAATTAATGAAAACAAAAGACACGCATTATAAAAAATAAGAATTAATATTTGAAGGAAAATAAGATATACTAAATATTCAATAGTAACATTTGGTATAAGAAAAAAGTGTATTGGAATAGACATAATGAGAAGGATGATTGGAATAATTAATTGGTTTTTGGTGAGTATTCTCAACGCATGTAAATTAGTAAACCCTTGTAATTTTAAAACACCAATCAGTTTTAGATTGGATAATGGTTCAAAAAAGATTACCATCATCAATAGTAATACTAAAATAGCTACTATACCTATTAAGATGTAAAAAATAACCCCTTGCTTATATTCTTTGAAATAAGGGATATTTAATAAATCCGCTTTATCTAAATCGAATTCTGTAGATATGGAATTTAAGAAGGACTCTTTATCTTCCACTACAATAGTATACTTACCATTTATCGAAGTGTTATTGTCTTTAAAAAAGGCTTGCAGTGGTCCAAAAACAAGTGGAGTATCATTAAACATGTCATTAATTAGACCTACTTGATTGCTATTTTCAGTTTTATATGTAGCAATAATTTCATCTTTGTCATTTGGTAATCTACCCGAACGTAAGTTGATGTCCAATGTCTCAAAGTAATTTTCTGCAAAAATTCCAGATTTATATATTGTTAAGATGTTGTTTCGATATATTTCATCTGTCCTAATAATTGAAGCGTCATACTTTCTAGCTATAGATTCCAGTGTAGTTAATCCTTGATTAGCATTCATTTTAGAATTTTTAATATAAATTTCAAATGAATTATTTAATCTGCCTATATTTTCAATATTATTGATATCTTTTTCTTTGTAATATAAAGTAAAAACAAGGCTAGAAACTACTAGTATTAGAGACATAATTACTGTAATTGTTTTTTTCAAAGCTATTCCCCCAATAGCATAAAATATAATAAGTAACACGTGGATTAATTATCCACGTGTTACTTATTTTTTACCAGTTATTGTAATAAAAATTACAACCAGAAAATTCAAATAATCTAGCAGTAGCCGTTAAATTAGCACTTTTTGATTGAGAAGCAATTTTGTCCCCTTTTGTTACAGTTGCTGAATGTGCTTTAGTTCTATGCCAATATCGTGACTGAGAACCTAAACCACTAACAACTGTATCCCAAGTATGAGTACTGTTAGAGAAATGTATTGCTCCAAAAACAGTTGTTCCTGAGGTAAATAAAACTACACTCATTAACGAAAGAATAACAACTTTTCTAATATTCCACTTTTTCTTTTTAATCATTTTTACCCCTCCTTATCTAGTATTTAATATTACTATATTTTAAATATTCATTCAACCAGTTGTGATGAAATAACTGGTTGAATTTTATTTTAAAGGGTGTTTTTTTGAATTTTTGACTACTATCAGGATGATTTTTCACCTTTTTTTATTTTTGTTATACACTTATTCGTTGTTTTCACTTGATTTTATATAGTTAGTCTTTCAAAAGTTTATTAATCATGGAGGAAACCTTTAGTAAAAGCCTAAAGAAAGAGAAAAAATTGTTCGAAAAGTGGATTAGTTGGTCGGTTGACTTTACTAATCTGCTTATTAAATGTACAATTCTAGCTGAAGGCTTATTTTTTAGATAAGCAGGAATCTATTATCGAAGCTAATTGTTAGCATTCGCATTCAAAAGAAGAGGAAGATGACAATGACAAAAGTACGTGTGCGTTATGCACCAAGTCCAACTGGGCATTTACACATCGGAAATGCTCGAACAGCATTATTTAACTATTTATATGCGCGTCACAACGATGGCGAATTTATTATTCGTATTGAAGATACTGACCAAAAACGTAATATTGAAGATGGCGAAAAAAGCCAATTAGAAAACTTAAAATGGTTAGGCGTTGAATGGGATGAATCTCCAGAAAATCCAGGAGCATATGGTCCGTACCGTCAATCAGAACGTAAAGAAATTTACCAACCATTAATTGACCAATTATTAG
This window encodes:
- a CDS encoding lactococcin 972 family bacteriocin, producing the protein MIKKKKWNIRKVVILSLMSVVLFTSGTTVFGAIHFSNSTHTWDTVVSGLGSQSRYWHRTKAHSATVTKGDKIASQSKSANLTATARLFEFSGCNFYYNNW
- a CDS encoding putative bacteriocin export ABC transporter → MNAIKITNYSKKFNEKILFSDFNCSIKVGEMIALVGPSGCGKSILLNTIGLIEKLEFGELYIHDKRAPKINSKKANIIIRQEISYLFQNFALIDNFTVEENLIMALKYTNNSKEKKVQIVSNALKEVNLIGYEKMKVYELSGGEQQRVSLARSIIKPSSIILADEPTGSLDSKNRDLVLNILKKINSMGKTILIVTHDEHVANECDRIIEL